Below is a window of Kiloniellales bacterium DNA.
TCGGCCGGATCGATCACCGCGACCTCCAGTTCGGGAGACCGGGTTAGGAGCGAGGACGCCACGGCGATGCCCGCCGAGCCGGCTCCGACGACGACCACGTCGAACTTGCCGTCGACCACCTCCGTCGGCGTTTTGCCCTTGTTGGCGACACGCCGCACGACGCCGGACATGTCGTAGCCGGCGCTCGTGGCCTTGGCCAAAATCTCCGGCAAGGGCAGCTTGTGCGCCCGGCTCAGGGACCAGAGGGTCACCGAGCGGGTCCCCGTCCGGCAATAGGCGAAGACCGGCTTGGGCGCGCCGTCGATCAGCTTCCCGAAGTCCGCGGCGTCGTCATCCGTAACCTTTCCGCTTTCGACCGGCAGATAGTGGGCGCCGATGCCCGCCTTTTTCGCGGCCTCCTCGATCTCGTGGAACAGCGGTTGATCGTTTCCTTCGCCGTCGGGCCGGTTGCACACGATGGTTTTGAAACCGGCCTCGGCGATCGCGGCCACGTCGGCGGCGAGGATCTGCGGAGCGACGCTGATCTCGCCGTCCAGCCTGTGAGCTTTCATGGGATCTCTCCTCCGTTGCGTTGCGCGCTTCTCAGAGCGCGTCGAGCGGGATTTTCAGATAGCGCGTGCCGTTCGATTCGGGCGGGGGCGGGTCGCCCGCGCGCATGTTGACCTGCACCGAGGGAAGGATCAGGACGGGCATGTCGAGCTGCTTGTCGCGCTCGCTCCGCATGGCGACGAAGGCGTCCTCTTGCACGCTGTCATTGACGTGGATGTTCTCGGCGCGCTCGGCGGCCACCGTGGTCTCCCACTGATAGTCGCGGCCGTTGGGCCCATAGTCGTGGCACAGGAAGAGCCTGGTCTCGGGCGGCAGCGAAAGGATCTTCTTGATCGACCGATAGAGCTCTCGGGCGTCGCCGCCTGGGAAGTCGCAGCGCGCCGTCCCGAAGTCCGGCATGAAGAGCGTGTCGCCGACAAAGGCGACGTTCCCGACCACGTAGGTCGCGCAAGCCGGCGTGTGGCCTGGCGTATGGATCACCTTGGCTTCCAGCTCGCCGATGTGAAGGGTTTCCCCGTCGTCGAACAGGCGATCGAACTGCCGGCCGTCGGTCGCGAAGGCTTCCTCCGCATTGAAAACCTGCTTGAAGACCGACTGCACTACATCGATGCGCGCGCCGATTCCGGTGCGGCCACCG
It encodes the following:
- a CDS encoding MBL fold metallo-hydrolase, translated to MTPNVKTFFDQATFTATHLVWDPQTRHAAVVDSVKDYDPKSGRTSTASADELIAFAEQEGLTLEWILETHVHADHLTAAPYLKEKLGGRTGIGARIDVVQSVFKQVFNAEEAFATDGRQFDRLFDDGETLHIGELEAKVIHTPGHTPACATYVVGNVAFVGDTLFMPDFGTARCDFPGGDARELYRSIKKILSLPPETRLFLCHDYGPNGRDYQWETTVAAERAENIHVNDSVQEDAFVAMRSERDKQLDMPVLILPSVQVNMRAGDPPPPESNGTRYLKIPLDAL